From the genome of Solidesulfovibrio carbinolicus, one region includes:
- a CDS encoding sigma-54 interaction domain-containing protein yields the protein MEFEQHLAAIVNTMSEGLLLVGADGGIVMINEALSRMTGYARDELLGHACSVLDCDGCQRERGQGGAAWCRLFAEKTTRAKHCTIRRKDGSYLPVLKNQTLLRDAAGKPLFAVETLTDLSEVVVLDRKVEELTRLLSAEEGFHGLIGQSEAMRRVFDLLERAAGSDAPVLLTGESGTGKELAARAIHEIGRRRRGPFVQFNCGALAESLLESELFGHAKGAFTGATRHRQGRFEAAAGGDIFLDEIGDAPASIQVKLLRVLESKTFERVGESRPVRADVRVISATNRDLARLVAEGRFREDLFFRVNVIPITLPPLRDRLDDLAPLAEHFLCRLAHQAGRPVPSIAPEAMRLLAAHPWPGNVRELKSALEYAFVVTDAGPVEPRHLPPSLIAAAAPAALREVCRAAAPVETGRDALVDALRRAGGNRSEAARLLGVSRGTILNRMRRYGVDSKHVLDY from the coding sequence GTGGAATTTGAGCAGCACCTGGCAGCCATCGTGAACACCATGAGTGAGGGGTTGCTCCTTGTCGGGGCCGACGGCGGCATCGTCATGATCAACGAAGCCCTGTCCCGGATGACCGGCTATGCCCGGGACGAGCTCCTGGGCCATGCCTGCAGCGTGCTCGACTGCGACGGCTGCCAGCGCGAGCGCGGCCAGGGCGGCGCGGCCTGGTGCCGCCTTTTTGCCGAAAAAACCACCCGGGCCAAACATTGCACCATCCGGCGCAAGGACGGCTCGTATCTGCCGGTGCTCAAAAACCAGACGCTGCTGCGCGACGCCGCGGGCAAACCGCTTTTTGCCGTGGAGACCCTCACCGACCTTTCCGAGGTCGTGGTTCTGGACCGCAAGGTGGAGGAACTCACCCGCCTGCTTTCGGCCGAGGAGGGCTTTCACGGCCTGATCGGTCAGTCCGAGGCCATGCGCCGGGTGTTTGATCTCCTGGAGCGGGCCGCCGGCAGCGACGCGCCGGTGCTTTTGACCGGCGAATCCGGCACCGGCAAGGAACTGGCCGCCCGGGCCATCCACGAGATCGGCCGGCGGCGGCGGGGGCCTTTCGTGCAGTTCAATTGCGGCGCGCTGGCCGAATCGCTTTTGGAAAGCGAACTCTTCGGCCATGCCAAGGGGGCGTTCACCGGCGCGACGCGCCACCGCCAAGGCCGGTTCGAGGCCGCCGCCGGCGGCGACATCTTCTTGGACGAAATTGGCGACGCCCCGGCTTCCATCCAGGTCAAGCTGTTGCGCGTGCTTGAATCCAAGACCTTCGAGCGGGTGGGCGAGAGCCGGCCGGTGCGGGCCGACGTGCGCGTCATCTCGGCCACTAATCGCGATTTGGCCCGGCTCGTGGCCGAGGGGCGCTTTCGAGAAGATCTGTTTTTCCGGGTCAACGTCATCCCCATCACCTTGCCGCCCCTGCGCGACAGGTTGGACGATCTGGCCCCCCTGGCCGAACATTTCCTGTGCCGTCTGGCCCATCAGGCCGGCCGGCCGGTTCCCTCCATCGCCCCCGAAGCCATGCGCCTCTTGGCCGCCCATCCCTGGCCGGGCAATGTGCGCGAACTCAAAAGCGCCCTGGAATACGCCTTTGTCGTCACCGACGCCGGGCCGGTGGAGCCAAGGCACCTGCCGCCGTCACTCATTGCTGCGGCCGCTCCTGCCGCCCTGCGCGAGGTCTGCCGGGCGGCTGCGCCTGTCGAGACCGGCCGCGACGCGCTGGTGGACGCCCTGCGCCGGGCCGGCGGCAACCGTTCCGAGGCCGCACGACTGCTTGGCGTCAGCCGGGGCACCATCCTCAACCGCATGCGCCGCTACGGCGTGGATTCCAAACATGTCCTGGATTATTAA
- a CDS encoding outer membrane beta-barrel protein: MNRAIATLLAAFAALAPPALAAAQEYTQGTSYVEPRGGVYATTNPNVNVVGTYGGAAGHYVADGVAIEAEGLGYAVDQTTKTPTPLGMASRQETTNAAGVAAMARWNFVRTPKGTLFVGAGGGGVFSDKELPYNGSKQAGTGQADLGASVALGKNVSLKAAGRYQHLGAFSDNGVNSVGGNIGLKISF; this comes from the coding sequence TGGCCGCAGCCCAGGAGTACACCCAGGGGACGAGCTACGTCGAACCCCGGGGCGGCGTCTACGCAACCACCAACCCCAACGTCAACGTGGTCGGCACCTACGGCGGCGCGGCCGGCCATTACGTCGCCGACGGCGTGGCCATTGAGGCCGAGGGCCTGGGCTACGCCGTGGATCAGACCACCAAGACGCCGACGCCGCTCGGCATGGCTTCCAGACAGGAAACCACCAACGCCGCCGGCGTCGCGGCCATGGCCCGCTGGAACTTCGTGCGCACGCCCAAGGGGACGCTTTTCGTCGGCGCGGGCGGCGGCGGCGTTTTCTCCGACAAGGAGCTGCCCTACAACGGGTCCAAGCAGGCCGGAACCGGCCAGGCCGACCTCGGCGCGTCCGTGGCCCTGGGCAAGAACGTCAGCCTCAAGGCTGCCGGACGTTACCAGCACTTGGGCGCGTTTTCCGACAACGGCGTCAACAGCGTCGGCGGCAACATCGGCCTCAAGATCAGCTTTTAG